One Primulina huaijiensis isolate GDHJ02 chromosome 8, ASM1229523v2, whole genome shotgun sequence genomic region harbors:
- the LOC140982106 gene encoding uncharacterized protein, with protein MLKDIQRDYVVELNYHKVWKGKELAMHGIHGAEDESYDRLRWPLVFLDGTHIKNKYKGNILVAVSKDANDDLFTLAYSVVDAKNDDNWGWFCFQLKGALLSHHCTIFDQFTFFSDRHTVIIKAVELMFPSSYHAYCLGHLIDNFVNKVMRKYPFHNKKYWSSVFKKAAYAPSRQEFEQHINNIINSMPIARDFIVRSSPESWANAWFPRNRWGVINNNIAECWNNWVKAARFLPIVAMVDQIRIQIMDIMHRRCEASMVMQKRLLGGRDSL; from the exons ATGTTGAAAGATATCCAAAGAGACTATGTGGTCGAGCTCAATTACCACAAGGTTTGGAAAGGTAAGGAATTGGCTATGCATGGCATTCATGGTGCAGAGGATGAGTCTTATGATAGACTGAGATG GCCCTTGGTTTTCTTGGATGGCACTcacataaagaataaatacaagGGAAATATTTTGGTTGCTGTTTCTAAGGATGCTAACGATGATCTTTTCACATTAGCATATTCAGTCGTGGATGCTAAAAATGATGATAATTGGGGGTGGTTTTGTTTCCAACTTAAAGGTGCTTTGCTTTCGCATCACTGTACCATATTTGACCAGTTCACCTTTTTCTCAGATAGGCATACCGTGATAATCAAGGCTGTTGAGTTAATGTTCCCAAGTAGTTATCATGCTTACTGTTTGGGTCATTTGATAGATAATTTTGTGAATAAG GTCATGCGGAAATACCCATTTCACAACAAGAAGTATTGGTCATCAGTTTTCAAGAAAGCCGCATATGCCCCATCAAGACAGGAGTTTGAACAACATATTaacaatataataaattcaatgccAATTGCTAGAGACTTCATAGTGAGATCGTCTCCAGAAAGTTGGGCAAATGCATGGTTTCCGAGAAATCGGTGGGGTGTTATAAATAATAACATAGCCGAGTGTTGGAACAATTGGGTTAAAGCAGCACGATTTCTTCCTATTGTTGCCATGGTGGACCAGATCCGCATTCAAATTATGGACATTATGCACAGAAGATGTGAAGCGTCAATGGTGATGCAAAAACGATTGTTGGGTGGACGAGATTCATTGTAA